One window of Tenacibaculum maritimum NCIMB 2154 genomic DNA carries:
- a CDS encoding methyltransferase domain-containing protein, producing MSFHNRRYQHTIALLQKVLPAPATILDLGTRNAFSEIMEAHGYTVYNTAGEDLDELPEVVKKHKVDAVTAFEIFEHMLAPLHVLKEIEATKLIATIPLNLWFAKAYRSNTDMWDRHYHEFEDWQFDWLLEKGGWKTLHTEKWTSPINKIGFRPLLRKFVPRYYAVYAERG from the coding sequence ATGAGCTTTCATAACAGAAGATACCAACACACCATAGCGCTCCTACAAAAGGTATTACCAGCCCCCGCAACAATTTTAGATTTAGGTACGAGAAATGCCTTTAGTGAAATTATGGAAGCACATGGATATACCGTATATAATACAGCAGGAGAAGATTTAGACGAATTGCCTGAAGTCGTAAAAAAACATAAAGTGGATGCCGTAACTGCCTTTGAAATATTTGAACATATGCTAGCACCACTTCATGTATTAAAAGAAATAGAAGCTACTAAACTGATAGCAACCATTCCTTTAAACTTGTGGTTTGCAAAAGCATATAGAAGTAATACAGATATGTGGGATAGGCATTATCATGAATTTGAAGATTGGCAATTTGATTGGTTATTGGAAAAAGGAGGATGGAAGACGCTCCATACAGAAAAGTGGACGAGTCCTATAAATAAAATAGGATTCAGACCTTTGTTAAGAAAATTTGTTCCAAGGTATTACGCCGTTTATGCAGAAAGAGGATGA
- a CDS encoding glycosyltransferase family 4 protein → MRIGMLLDSVFPPDPRVENEAIALIKKGHEVFLFCLHYHAGKQAKEINGIKVRRYPSNTLIYKLSALAYTIPVYTFLMKKKIVHFIKKNRIEAIHIHDIRIAGAAFQANQKFQLPTVLDLHDNMPEVMKFYPHLQKFPGKYIISPQKWKKKEEVFIQKASKVITVSQEFIEELIGRGIVGREKVVLVPNTIRASFYENAIFKEELAKRYQNNFVILYLGDTHLRRGLQTAIESVKRLHIQIPNIKLVIVGKNTTDYILKKQVKDLGITAFVDFEGWQNVSLFPSYIKASDVCISPLHRNIQHDVAYANKLFQYMSFGKPLLVSNATAQKTLVEKIQGGLVHLDRDVEDFSNKLRTLYDNKEAMQVFGNNGKQFVRNHFTWSKTSEALINLYDNLVN, encoded by the coding sequence ATGAGAATAGGAATGCTTTTAGATAGCGTTTTTCCACCCGATCCGAGGGTAGAAAATGAAGCAATAGCACTTATAAAAAAAGGGCACGAAGTGTTTTTGTTTTGTTTGCATTACCATGCTGGAAAGCAAGCAAAAGAAATTAATGGAATAAAAGTACGAAGATATCCTAGTAATACATTAATATACAAACTATCAGCATTAGCATATACCATTCCTGTATATACTTTTTTAATGAAGAAGAAGATCGTTCACTTCATCAAAAAAAATCGTATTGAGGCAATACACATACATGATATAAGAATAGCAGGGGCGGCATTTCAAGCAAATCAAAAGTTTCAACTTCCTACGGTATTAGATTTACATGATAATATGCCAGAAGTGATGAAGTTTTATCCGCATTTGCAAAAATTTCCAGGAAAGTACATTATTTCTCCTCAAAAATGGAAGAAGAAAGAGGAAGTATTTATTCAAAAAGCAAGTAAAGTAATTACAGTATCTCAAGAGTTTATAGAGGAATTAATAGGTAGGGGCATTGTTGGTAGAGAAAAAGTAGTATTGGTTCCTAATACCATAAGAGCTTCGTTTTATGAGAATGCCATTTTTAAGGAAGAACTAGCAAAAAGATATCAAAATAACTTTGTGATATTATATTTAGGAGATACGCATTTAAGAAGAGGATTACAAACTGCAATTGAATCTGTTAAAAGATTACACATTCAAATACCCAATATAAAATTAGTTATTGTAGGAAAAAATACCACCGATTATATTTTAAAAAAACAGGTAAAAGACTTAGGTATAACAGCGTTTGTAGATTTTGAAGGTTGGCAAAATGTATCATTATTTCCATCTTATATCAAAGCGAGTGATGTATGCATATCACCATTACATAGAAACATACAACATGATGTAGCTTATGCAAATAAGCTCTTTCAATATATGAGTTTTGGAAAACCTTTGTTAGTAAGCAATGCGACTGCTCAAAAAACATTGGTAGAAAAAATACAAGGAGGATTGGTTCATCTTGATAGAGATGTAGAAGATTTTTCAAATAAATTACGCACTTTATATGATAATAAAGAAGCCATGCAAGTATTTGGTAATAATGGCAAGCAGTTTGTAAGGAACCATTTTACTTGGAGCAAAACTTCAGAAGCACTCATTAATTTATATGACAACTTAGTAAATTGA
- a CDS encoding glycosyltransferase family 4 protein: MKVLIITYYWPPAGGSGVQRWLKFVKYLQNYGITPVVFTPANAKYPITDASLLKELPKNITVLQLPITNPQDYVSFFTPKHKKTKQAGVANLSKGGFLSWVRGNFFIPDAKKYWIKPAVKYLTNYIENNTIDAIISTGPPHSMHLIAQQLKRNLGLKWIADFRDPWTSLYYNEDFNLSSFAKKKNKALEKSVLKEADTVITVSKQLQKELEETAQKVALIPNGYDDEVLINEVLSLDSKFSLAHIGLLPTQSNPQILWEVLKSIAEENKDFEKDLEIRLTGNVNPTTLQDLTRYQLITKTKLKTSVPHQEAIRQQKKAQVLLLLIPNTKKSAGILTGKLFEYITSKRPILGIGAKQGDAAAILKETQTGVLVAFDDREGLTKEIKRLYKKYKTNQLKVTPQNIAQYHRKALTAELSVLLKTK; encoded by the coding sequence TTGAAAGTACTAATTATAACATATTATTGGCCACCAGCAGGAGGCAGCGGGGTACAACGATGGTTGAAATTTGTGAAATATTTACAAAACTATGGAATAACTCCTGTTGTTTTTACACCAGCCAATGCAAAATACCCAATAACAGATGCCTCTTTATTAAAAGAATTACCTAAGAATATAACGGTATTACAATTGCCCATAACCAACCCTCAAGATTATGTAAGCTTTTTTACACCCAAGCATAAAAAAACAAAGCAAGCGGGGGTTGCCAATTTAAGTAAAGGCGGATTCTTATCATGGGTAAGAGGAAATTTTTTCATACCAGATGCAAAAAAATATTGGATCAAGCCCGCAGTAAAGTATCTTACCAATTATATAGAAAATAATACAATAGATGCTATTATTTCAACAGGGCCTCCACATAGTATGCATCTAATAGCACAGCAATTAAAAAGAAACTTAGGACTGAAGTGGATTGCTGATTTTAGAGATCCATGGACGAGCTTGTATTACAATGAAGATTTTAATTTAAGTAGTTTTGCAAAAAAGAAAAATAAGGCTTTAGAAAAGTCTGTATTAAAAGAAGCAGATACCGTTATAACAGTAAGTAAGCAACTACAAAAAGAGTTGGAAGAAACAGCTCAAAAAGTAGCATTAATACCCAATGGATATGATGACGAGGTACTTATAAACGAAGTTCTTTCTTTAGATTCTAAATTTTCATTAGCGCACATAGGGCTCTTACCAACTCAAAGTAATCCGCAAATATTATGGGAAGTTTTAAAAAGTATTGCAGAAGAAAATAAAGATTTTGAAAAAGACTTAGAAATTCGTTTAACAGGCAATGTGAATCCAACTACCTTGCAAGATTTAACAAGGTACCAACTCATAACAAAAACGAAGCTGAAAACCTCAGTACCACATCAAGAAGCTATTAGGCAACAAAAAAAAGCGCAAGTACTTTTATTGCTAATTCCTAATACCAAAAAATCAGCAGGAATTTTAACAGGAAAACTCTTTGAATACATTACTTCAAAACGTCCTATTTTAGGAATAGGGGCTAAACAAGGTGATGCAGCAGCAATTTTAAAAGAAACACAAACAGGTGTTTTAGTAGCTTTTGATGATCGTGAAGGGCTCACCAAAGAAATTAAAAGATTATATAAAAAATACAAAACAAATCAACTAAAGGTAACCCCGCAAAATATAGCGCAATACCACCGAAAAGCACTAACAGCAGAACTATCAGTACTACTAAAAACCAAATAA
- a CDS encoding lipopolysaccharide biosynthesis protein produces MGIILKQSLKNTLVIYTAFLIGGINTLVFYPQFLGAEYYGMIVVLLSASNLIMPFIAFGVQHSIVKFFSTYNTKEQKDRFLSISIVIPLLFAFVIGAFWNHMHYWIMSKIAKDNENIENYTHYIYFIAVCCAYFEFFYGWAKVHLQTVFGNLLKELWNRIIITLLLVVVGFKMISPSEFIYALTAAYALRTLIMMGYAFSIYLPRFSANLPDNYLEIIKYLPYIVIAGSAGALLLDIDKVMIPGKESIHKAAYYTVAVFIGSFIEAPGRAMMQILQPLTSISLNQEKLKEMEQIYKQSSINLLVIGGLFFVLVNCGVHELFKLMPEKGYAGGELVVLMISLVKLYSMFLGTNGAIINNSKFYKVVLPIGVGMAISAYVLNSLFYFNLELGTNGLALATLLTMFFFNSFKLWFVKQKFSITPFTTKTVPMLLIIIGVLGAFYFWNFSFHPIYNIILKSILIVLSYLFLVMQFGISKELTMLFAKLYKANS; encoded by the coding sequence TTGGGCATTATATTAAAACAATCTTTAAAAAATACATTGGTCATTTATACCGCCTTTTTAATTGGAGGTATCAATACACTTGTATTTTATCCACAATTTTTAGGAGCTGAGTATTATGGAATGATAGTGGTGTTGCTATCCGCATCTAACCTCATCATGCCTTTTATAGCTTTTGGGGTACAACATAGCATCGTAAAATTCTTTTCAACATACAATACCAAAGAGCAAAAAGACCGTTTCCTTTCAATAAGCATCGTTATTCCCTTACTATTTGCTTTTGTTATTGGAGCCTTTTGGAACCATATGCATTATTGGATCATGAGTAAGATAGCAAAAGACAATGAAAATATAGAAAATTATACCCACTACATATACTTTATAGCGGTTTGCTGTGCATATTTTGAGTTTTTTTATGGTTGGGCAAAAGTACATTTGCAAACCGTATTTGGTAATTTGTTAAAAGAACTCTGGAACCGAATAATAATTACACTCTTGTTAGTGGTAGTAGGTTTCAAGATGATAAGTCCTTCTGAATTTATATATGCGCTAACAGCTGCTTATGCATTAAGAACACTTATTATGATGGGTTATGCATTTTCCATATACCTTCCAAGGTTTAGTGCCAATCTGCCTGACAATTATTTAGAAATAATAAAATACCTGCCCTATATTGTTATTGCAGGAAGTGCAGGAGCCCTTTTATTAGACATAGACAAGGTAATGATTCCAGGAAAAGAAAGCATACACAAAGCGGCCTATTATACGGTAGCTGTTTTTATAGGGTCATTTATAGAGGCTCCTGGTAGGGCTATGATGCAAATACTGCAACCCTTAACCTCCATATCATTAAACCAAGAAAAACTAAAAGAAATGGAGCAAATATACAAACAGAGTTCAATAAACTTATTAGTTATAGGAGGACTTTTTTTTGTTTTGGTAAATTGTGGGGTACATGAATTATTTAAACTAATGCCCGAAAAAGGATATGCAGGAGGTGAGCTAGTAGTACTGATGATTTCTTTGGTAAAACTATATAGTATGTTTTTAGGCACTAATGGAGCAATCATAAACAATTCTAAATTTTATAAAGTAGTATTACCCATTGGTGTAGGAATGGCAATATCAGCTTATGTGTTAAATAGTTTATTTTATTTTAACTTAGAATTAGGCACCAACGGACTTGCATTGGCAACCTTATTAACAATGTTCTTTTTTAATAGCTTCAAACTATGGTTTGTTAAACAGAAATTTAGCATAACACCTTTTACAACTAAAACGGTTCCTATGCTTTTAATTATAATAGGGGTATTGGGCGCTTTTTATTTTTGGAATTTTTCTTTTCACCCAATATATAACATTATATTAAAAAGTATTTTAATAGTGTTAAGCTACCTCTTTTTGGTCATGCAATTTGGCATTTCAAAGGAATTAACAATGCTATTTGCTAAGCTGTATAAAGCCAACTCCTAA
- a CDS encoding DUF1493 family protein, whose amino-acid sequence MKNNTTLEKLINFIATEYWVDQEKVSLDTKIGEDLKIGGDDGIEFLEKFLDYFNIDYDKNRQWQQHFDSEGFSLINFIGIYNWFRGRKDNQKLYDLTIEHLVKVIELGYWIDMKDE is encoded by the coding sequence ATGAAAAATAATACTACATTAGAAAAACTAATAAACTTTATTGCTACAGAATATTGGGTAGATCAAGAAAAAGTGTCTTTAGACACTAAAATTGGAGAAGATTTAAAAATAGGAGGAGATGATGGAATAGAATTTTTAGAGAAGTTTTTAGATTATTTTAATATTGATTACGATAAAAATAGACAGTGGCAACAGCATTTTGACTCTGAAGGCTTTAGTCTAATTAACTTTATTGGTATATATAATTGGTTTAGAGGTAGAAAAGATAATCAAAAATTATATGACCTAACAATTGAACACTTAGTAAAAGTAATAGAATTAGGATATTGGATAGATATGAAAGACGAATAA
- a CDS encoding condensin complex protein MksE, whose translation MISKYTSDIFHILRKGQFICSNSPDEHIQTLYKILEDEDNFADLHEYFYQINYVLEHGNEYFYFSRKEKNIDLERKLDKAFEWIDILDFFKTFDSSFDVGYRFSPADIVNQLKNNADLKSKLDGFKKIGNEKKKYTERIQKLIEKLEKEYFVSLENEITETYKVLTSFHYLKDIISTINIPEDLDNEIPQ comes from the coding sequence ATGATATCAAAATACACATCCGATATATTTCACATTTTACGAAAAGGACAATTTATATGTTCAAACAGTCCTGACGAACACATACAAACACTCTACAAAATTTTAGAGGATGAAGATAATTTTGCCGATTTACACGAATATTTCTATCAAATAAACTACGTTTTAGAACACGGAAACGAATATTTTTATTTCAGCAGAAAGGAAAAAAACATCGATTTAGAACGAAAATTAGATAAAGCATTTGAGTGGATAGATATATTGGATTTCTTTAAAACTTTCGACTCGTCGTTTGATGTTGGTTACCGGTTTTCGCCTGCCGATATTGTAAACCAACTAAAAAACAATGCCGATTTAAAATCTAAACTTGATGGTTTTAAAAAAATAGGAAATGAAAAAAAGAAATACACCGAACGGATACAAAAACTTATTGAAAAACTTGAAAAAGAATATTTTGTTTCTTTAGAAAACGAAATCACAGAAACATATAAAGTCCTAACCTCTTTTCATTATCTAAAAGACATCATTTCAACCATAAATATCCCTGAAGATCTAGACAATGAGATACCTCAATAA
- a CDS encoding ATP-binding protein: MRYLNKIIFINSASVTYTEIELNGNVHLIGTQGVGKSTLLRAILFFYSANKSKLGIPKEKRGFDDYYFQYQNSYIVYEVVKNNIPFCVLAYKTSGKVAFRFFDSAYKSALFLDQNNRAYENWDKIRDNFGRNINYTSLVNSYEDYRRIIYGDNKGLKANFRKYAIVESKQYQNIPRTIQNVFLNSNLEAKFIKDTIIKSLNEEEFDIDIENYSKVHLRDFESQINDIKIWFKTNKKGQIVVRKQADSVVEKHRLYNFLNREKRELTYKLAYKIDCIENEKPSLISKETAEKLTLKELDKQRDNLSGTHKNREQKIISGIDHLKKELYKAKEKQEEYINKNITEIIKKVANKSTLLKENNALKDEKSLLTSKFTEVKGKYDALIKQVENQQQEFTNIQNAQINTINSDFTTQKNKVTETYKALIDQIHTDNKEDIDKVNSNLKLIVDEEQKIKIKKSSLKHQTFFKEEIESCEKEKINLNKLISDAQINIKKDKNLTENTRKEWDLEKQSVENYHKIKIDKANENIQKLSDETTKIKHKITQSKSSLYGWLNDHYPNWENTIGKVIDEDVLFTNALNPRITNKENTTFFGVELNLNALKSRVKTVKDYEKEISDFSSQINGIQKNIQQLHQDKQHNLQKLKKKFGKKLNALNDAVSENEYIIQQTEQKLKKNTIELKEWIDKSKNQKAKLFQELEVNLEKLAFKKATTEQQLETIKKGVKRKITLKEKERNAKIENLENEKSNSINHLKTAISERKTDAEERIKNLKTKQLKELDTKGADTERLEIIDRRLSTISNDLKYIENNEWLVFEYKKDKRELFDKVPQLKIEKTRLEKKKNTIEESHKIEMQKMNAKYLQQEGVVKSIVEKLKQFDTDLGGFETFKKSEVYLSVQHYFSDEIKEFDNLETATSIIIELNNKHWKSIQSFKELQQATNVFTGNFNENNIFKFNVKLNTDSDYLNFSSDLKEFIEEDKINEFEKRVNERFASIIRLIGRETTELNSKEAEIEKVIKKINNDFVSKNFVQAIKEMEMRTKESSNPIVKILIRIKEFNDNNSFDLGETNLFTSSDTNSKNQKAIDLLKKLIEEIDKTKSKILTLSESFDLEFKIIENDNDSGWVEKLSNVGSEGTDILVKTMINILLLNVFKEGASRQFKDFKLHCMMDEIGRLHPTNVKGILRFANERNILLINGSPTSQNATDYKYTFKLSKQQSKTDTKKYVTKINRLVKVTQTA; encoded by the coding sequence ATGAGATACCTCAATAAAATAATTTTTATAAATAGTGCTTCTGTAACATATACAGAAATAGAATTAAACGGAAACGTGCATTTAATCGGTACACAAGGTGTAGGTAAAAGTACACTTTTGAGAGCTATCCTATTTTTTTACAGTGCTAATAAAAGTAAGTTAGGAATACCAAAAGAAAAACGAGGCTTTGATGATTATTATTTTCAATATCAAAACTCTTATATTGTTTACGAAGTGGTGAAAAACAACATTCCATTTTGCGTTTTAGCATATAAAACAAGTGGCAAAGTAGCGTTTAGATTTTTTGATTCTGCCTACAAATCAGCATTATTTTTAGACCAAAACAACAGAGCCTATGAAAATTGGGATAAAATTAGAGACAATTTTGGAAGAAATATCAATTACACTTCATTAGTGAATAGCTACGAAGATTATAGACGTATAATTTATGGCGACAACAAAGGCTTAAAGGCTAACTTTAGGAAATATGCGATTGTTGAAAGTAAACAATATCAAAATATTCCCAGAACAATTCAAAACGTATTTTTAAATTCTAATTTAGAAGCGAAATTTATAAAAGACACGATTATTAAATCGTTAAACGAAGAAGAATTTGATATTGATATCGAAAATTATTCAAAAGTGCATTTACGAGATTTTGAATCGCAAATAAACGATATTAAAATTTGGTTTAAAACCAATAAAAAAGGGCAAATTGTTGTTAGAAAACAAGCAGATTCAGTTGTAGAAAAACATCGTCTTTATAATTTTTTAAATCGTGAAAAACGAGAATTGACTTATAAATTAGCTTATAAAATAGATTGTATTGAAAATGAAAAGCCATCCTTAATTTCAAAGGAAACAGCAGAAAAATTAACTTTGAAAGAACTTGATAAACAAAGAGATAATCTTTCAGGAACTCATAAAAATAGGGAGCAAAAAATTATTTCAGGTATAGATCATTTAAAAAAGGAACTCTATAAAGCTAAAGAAAAACAAGAAGAGTACATCAACAAGAATATTACAGAAATCATTAAAAAGGTGGCGAATAAAAGTACTCTTTTAAAAGAAAATAATGCTCTAAAAGATGAAAAAAGCTTGCTTACTTCAAAATTTACAGAGGTTAAGGGCAAATACGATGCATTAATAAAGCAAGTTGAAAATCAACAACAAGAGTTTACAAATATTCAAAATGCCCAGATAAATACCATTAACAGCGATTTTACAACTCAAAAAAACAAAGTTACAGAAACTTATAAAGCACTAATCGATCAAATACATACTGATAATAAAGAGGATATTGACAAAGTAAACAGCAATTTAAAATTAATTGTTGATGAAGAGCAAAAAATTAAAATAAAAAAGTCTTCATTAAAACACCAAACCTTTTTTAAAGAAGAAATTGAAAGCTGTGAAAAAGAAAAGATAAATCTTAATAAACTTATTTCAGACGCTCAAATAAATATTAAAAAGGATAAAAACCTAACCGAAAACACGCGAAAAGAGTGGGATTTGGAAAAGCAGAGCGTTGAAAATTATCATAAAATAAAAATAGATAAAGCCAACGAAAACATTCAAAAACTTTCCGATGAAACCACAAAAATTAAACACAAAATTACCCAAAGTAAATCGTCGTTATATGGTTGGTTAAATGATCATTATCCTAACTGGGAAAACACCATTGGTAAAGTTATTGACGAAGATGTTTTGTTTACCAATGCATTAAACCCAAGGATAACGAATAAAGAAAATACAACATTTTTTGGTGTCGAACTCAATTTAAATGCGTTAAAAAGTAGAGTTAAAACAGTAAAAGACTATGAAAAAGAAATTAGCGATTTTAGTAGCCAAATAAATGGTATTCAAAAGAATATTCAGCAATTACATCAAGATAAACAGCATAATTTACAAAAGCTCAAAAAGAAATTTGGAAAAAAACTAAATGCGCTTAACGATGCAGTTTCAGAAAACGAGTACATTATTCAACAAACGGAACAAAAACTAAAGAAAAATACTATTGAGTTAAAAGAATGGATAGATAAATCCAAAAATCAAAAAGCTAAACTTTTTCAAGAATTAGAAGTCAATTTAGAAAAATTAGCTTTTAAAAAAGCAACTACAGAACAACAATTAGAGACAATTAAAAAAGGGGTTAAACGAAAAATCACACTTAAAGAAAAAGAACGTAACGCTAAAATTGAAAATTTAGAAAACGAAAAAAGCAATAGCATTAACCACCTGAAAACAGCTATTTCAGAAAGGAAAACAGATGCAGAAGAACGCATAAAAAATTTAAAAACAAAACAACTAAAAGAACTCGACACTAAAGGTGCAGACACCGAAAGACTTGAAATTATTGACCGTAGATTATCTACTATTTCTAATGATTTAAAATACATCGAAAATAATGAATGGCTTGTTTTTGAATACAAAAAAGACAAACGAGAACTTTTTGATAAGGTTCCGCAGTTAAAAATAGAAAAAACAAGGCTTGAAAAAAAGAAAAATACCATTGAGGAGTCTCACAAAATTGAAATGCAAAAAATGAATGCAAAGTATTTGCAACAAGAAGGCGTGGTAAAATCAATAGTTGAAAAGCTAAAACAGTTTGATACGGATTTAGGTGGATTTGAAACGTTCAAAAAATCGGAGGTATATTTAAGTGTTCAGCATTATTTTTCAGATGAAATAAAGGAGTTTGATAATTTAGAAACTGCTACTTCAATTATAATCGAACTCAATAACAAACATTGGAAAAGTATTCAAAGCTTTAAAGAATTACAACAAGCTACCAATGTGTTTACAGGAAATTTCAACGAAAATAACATCTTTAAATTCAATGTAAAGCTGAACACTGATAGCGATTATTTAAACTTTTCATCAGACCTTAAAGAATTTATTGAAGAAGATAAAATTAATGAATTTGAAAAAAGAGTAAATGAACGTTTTGCAAGTATTATTCGTTTAATTGGTCGAGAAACTACTGAATTAAACTCGAAAGAAGCCGAAATAGAAAAGGTAATTAAAAAAATCAATAATGATTTTGTGTCAAAAAATTTCGTACAAGCCATTAAAGAAATGGAAATGCGAACCAAAGAAAGTTCAAATCCTATTGTAAAAATTTTAATTCGCATAAAAGAGTTTAATGACAATAATAGCTTTGATTTAGGCGAAACTAATTTATTTACATCATCCGACACCAATTCAAAAAATCAAAAAGCGATTGATTTATTAAAAAAGCTTATCGAAGAAATAGACAAAACAAAAAGTAAAATCTTAACCCTATCTGAGTCTTTTGATTTAGAATTTAAAATTATTGAAAACGATAACGACTCGGGGTGGGTTGAAAAATTATCGAATGTTGGTAGTGAGGGCACGGATATTTTAGTAAAAACAATGATAAATATTTTACTTTTAAATGTATTTAAAGAAGGTGCATCACGACAATTTAAAGACTTTAAACTACATTGTATGATGGATGAAATAGGACGTTTACATCCAACCAATGTAAAAGGCATTTTGCGTTTTGCCAACGAACGTAATATTTTGCTTATTAATGGCTCGCCTACCAGTCAAAATGCTACAGATTACAAATACACTTTTAAATTATCAAAACAACAATCAAAAACTGATACTAAAAAATACGTTACTAAAATAAATCGATTAGTTAAAGTAACTCAAACAGCTTAA
- a CDS encoding DUF7281 domain-containing protein gives MQLSLKTAKILLQLINGESIANSSAKGKLIDNLVSENILERKGKHRKTITLSNKKSFELYMANQLQIDNLKDYVAALENDVTSRAEFVQITTDSKHSKERAFKGFLINCYEPIKAKLNGEDIIINPQKGSFIFIFDYETFRVSENVTLVGIENSKNFSEIESQRYLFNEITPLFISRYPQNQNKDFIKWMQSVSNKYMHFGDFDYAGIGIYLNEYKRYLNEKASFFVPKTIEQDLILKGNRQRYNKQNVNFNVEEINELEILKLLKLINNTKKGLDQEYYINVSST, from the coding sequence ATGCAGTTATCACTAAAAACAGCAAAAATATTATTACAGTTAATAAACGGTGAAAGCATAGCTAATAGCTCTGCTAAAGGAAAACTTATTGATAATTTAGTTTCAGAAAACATATTAGAAAGAAAAGGAAAACATCGTAAAACAATCACACTTTCTAACAAAAAAAGCTTTGAACTATACATGGCAAATCAGTTACAAATAGATAATCTAAAGGATTATGTTGCTGCTTTAGAAAATGATGTAACTTCTCGGGCAGAGTTTGTACAAATTACTACAGACTCTAAACACTCAAAAGAGCGTGCCTTTAAAGGTTTTTTAATAAATTGCTACGAGCCTATAAAAGCAAAATTAAATGGAGAGGATATAATTATCAATCCACAAAAAGGAAGTTTTATTTTTATTTTCGATTACGAAACTTTCAGAGTTTCTGAAAATGTTACTCTTGTTGGTATTGAAAACTCTAAAAATTTTAGTGAAATTGAAAGTCAACGATATTTATTTAATGAAATAACACCTTTATTTATTTCACGTTACCCACAAAATCAAAATAAAGACTTTATTAAATGGATGCAATCGGTTTCAAATAAGTACATGCATTTTGGCGATTTTGATTATGCAGGAATTGGTATTTATTTAAATGAATATAAACGTTACTTAAATGAAAAAGCTTCGTTTTTTGTTCCAAAAACTATAGAGCAAGATTTAATATTAAAAGGCAACAGACAACGTTATAATAAACAAAATGTTAATTTTAATGTTGAAGAAATAAACGAACTTGAAATTTTAAAATTGTTAAAGTTAATCAACAACACAAAAAAAGGTTTAGACCAAGAATACTATATTAACGTGAGTTCGACATAA
- a CDS encoding helix-turn-helix domain-containing protein, with the protein MDFLNIKEQIKSKGYTYETFGKEVGLTKTSIARIVSGTQTPSFEMLAKIAKTLDVDIKDLFHSTKATMDPKTEIQHIINQLENLKNRL; encoded by the coding sequence ATGGATTTTTTAAATATAAAAGAGCAAATAAAAAGTAAGGGATATACTTACGAAACTTTTGGGAAAGAAGTTGGTTTAACAAAAACAAGTATTGCTAGAATTGTTTCGGGGACTCAAACGCCTAGTTTTGAAATGCTCGCAAAAATAGCAAAGACTTTAGATGTTGATATTAAGGATTTGTTTCATAGTACTAAAGCCACTATGGATCCTAAAACTGAAATACAACATATTATAAATCAGCTAGAGAATTTAAAGAACAGATTGTAA